The Rhinoderma darwinii isolate aRhiDar2 chromosome 11, aRhiDar2.hap1, whole genome shotgun sequence genome window below encodes:
- the LOC142662945 gene encoding olfactory receptor 5AR1-like, whose product MFQNDTSLHFNGTEFLIEGLSESAELRYPGFIIFLFIYLVIIFGNASIFLLICLNSHLHTPMYIFLMNLSIIDIVYTSSILPKLLHMLITKNNTISFWGCIYQMYLFLAMACADVLLLAAMAYDRYVAICHPLHYIVIMSIRQSAGLAVIAWSIGFLDPSGHAVLISRLSFCTSHLIDHFFCDVIPLLKISCSDTSEVELINYLEGSLILSSAFVLTLVSYIFIISTILKIKSAEGRQKAFSTCSSHLTSVVIFYGTIICLYMRPTTSYTPKQDKFVALLYAILIPVLNPVIYSLKNQEIKSAFMKFTRVPNNKYNIKTFAELLFLYCQIVYYYHT is encoded by the coding sequence ATGTTTCAGAATGATACTTCTCTCCACTTTAATGGTACTGAATTCTTAATAGAGGGCTTATCTGAGTCCGCCGAGCTCCGATATCCAGGCTTTATTATATTTCTGTTCATCTATCTTGTCATTATTTTTGGAAATGCTAGCATCTTTTTGCTTATTTGCTTGAATTCCCATCTTCATACTCCCATGTACATATTCTTGATGAATCTTTCAATCATTGATATTGTTTATACCTCCAGTATTTTGCCTAAACTTCTACACATGCTTATCACTAAGAATAATACAATCTCATTTTGGGGTTGCATATATCAGATGTATTTATTTTTAGCTATGGCTTGTGCTGATGTCCTCTTGTTGGCAGCCATGGCATATGACCGCTATGTGGCCATCTGTCACCCTCTGCATTATATTGTTATTATGAGTATAAGACAATCTGCTGGCCTTGCAGTAATTGCATGGAGTATTGGGTTTTTGGACCCCAGTGGTCATGCTGTTCTTATATCTAGACTGTCTTTTTGTACATCCCACCTTATTGACCACTTCTTCTGTGATGTTATTCCATTGTTAAAAATATCCTGCAGTGATACATCTGAGGTGGAGTTGATTAATTATTTAGAAGGATCACTCATTTTATCATCTGCCTTCGTGCTTACATTGgtttcatatatatttattatttccaCCATTTTGAAGATAAAATCTGCAGAAGGTCGACAAAAAGCATTCTCCACCTGCTCTTCCCATCTGACAAGTGTTGTCATATTTTATGGGACAATAATCTGTTTGTACATGAGACCTACAACAAGTTATACCCCTAAACAAGACaagtttgttgctcttctttatgCTATTTTAATTCCGGTCCTAAACCCTGTTATTTATAGTTTGAAAAATCAGGAAATCAAAAGTGCGTTTATGAAATTTACACGTGTGCcaaataataaatacaatattaaaacttttgctgaattattatttttatattgtcaAATTGTCTATTATTATCACACATAA
- the LOC142662947 gene encoding olfactory receptor 5AR1-like produces MFNLSMKSQSKVTEFTIECFPAISPYEIHLFVIFLIIYLNIVLGNIAVFTCITFDSHLHTPMYIFLGSLSIVDIVSTSNILPKLLSMLLTQQRTITFNACMTQLYFFIYFTCTEFFLLAVMAYDRYVAICHPLHYALFMSIKHCILFLVGTWIAAALEPVLHTVFIANLSFCSSLQINHFFCDISPLLNLSCNDTIHVEIATYVLGAIVGLSAFTLTLSSYVFIINTILNIKSADGRRKAFFTCASHLTSVIIFYGTSLSLHVRPTSTYAPTQDKLFSVLYIILIPVLNPLIYTMKNKQFKEAYRRLIHLRLSPQKTDHWNE; encoded by the exons ATGTTTAATTTGAGTATGAAGAGTCAATCCAAGGTGACAGAATTTACAATCGAATGTTTCCCGGCCATCTCTCCATATGAGATTCATCTCTTTGTAATATTTCTAATAATTTACCTTAACATTGTATTAGGGAATATAGCTGTGTTTACATGCATTACCTTTGACTCTCATCTACACACGCCAATGTATATTTTCCTGGGCAGCTTATCAATTGTGGACATTGTGTCCACCTCAAATATTTTGCCAAAGCTCCTCTCCATGCTCCTCACTCAACAGAGGACCATAACATTTAACGCGTGTATGACCCAACTGTATTTCTTCATCTACTTTACTTGTACTGAATTCTTCCTTCTTGCGGTCATGGCTTATGACCGTTATGTGGCCATCTGTCACCCACTTCATTATGCCCTATTCATGAGTAtaaaacattgcatattgttcttAGTAGGAACGTGGATTGCTGCTGCTTTGGAACCGGTTTTACATACTGTTTTCATAGCCAACTTGTCATTTTGTTCTTCCCTCCAGATCAATCATTTTTTCTGTGATATTTCTCCTTTATTAAACCTTTCATGCAATGATACCATACATGTGGAGATTGCAACATATGTATTGGGGGCAATTGTAGGACTGAGTGCATTCACACTGACGTTGTCATCTTATGTGTTTATAATCAACACTATTCTGAATATTAAGTCTGCAGATGGGAGACGGAAAGCGTTCTTTACCTGTGCTTCCCATCTGACCTCTGTTATTATATTTTATGGGACTTCCCTCTCTTTACATGTTAGACCCACATCAACATATGCCCCAACGCAAGACAAGCTTTTCTCTGTTCTTTACATCATACTGATTCCAGTACTGAATCCCCTTATTTATACCATGAAGAATaagcaattcaaagaagcttatcGTAGGCTGA TACATCTTAGGTTGAGCCCACAAAAGACTGACCACTGGAATGAATGA